From one Streptomyces sp. N50 genomic stretch:
- a CDS encoding N-acetylmuramoyl-L-alanine amidase gives MQQSSRRRSPRKVLAAILAGGAVAAGCFAVLPSTAQAAQTPGADRQSSFTDAAEEFGVPLPVLLAVSYQESQWDDHDGHYNTSGGYGPMNLTDVTAKMVSGGAAGAAGRGDLAELTSDPALHTLDAAAKLTDTPATRLRTDDRENIRAGAALLASYQRELTGKSSTDPADWYGAVAKYSQSSDKKAAQLFADRVFKTVSSGASRTTVDGQHVELPARRAIQPETRQLSELKLKTAATATDTECPATVDCTFLAAAASNGQVAGRPDDGVQIKYIVLHDTESSYDAAIKTFQTVGSGDSAHYVMRASDAAVTQMTHTKDIAFHAGNYWFNMHSIGIEHEGYAAHGATWYSQAQYQATADLVKYLAAKYDIPLDHEHIIGHDNVPGPQDSYVRGMHWDPGPYWDWTAFMNMVAPSRSALAQSAARHAPRVGSAVTISPRFATNDQTVQVCPADDPTGATTACTESTAPSNFLPVRTAPSADAPLFADPAIHPGETEGTDSIHDWGSTVQAGQQFVVADVDGDWTAIWFSGAKVWFYNPHGVNTCAAPGAKILHSGDQAATLYGSGYPQASEYPSGLSPSTQKPLTVYGFPAGQAYVATQPAVSADDFFVSGDTYVTGAAKYYTIQYNHRVVLVDASQVS, from the coding sequence TTGCAGCAATCCTCGCGTAGAAGATCACCCCGGAAGGTGCTGGCCGCGATCCTGGCCGGCGGTGCCGTGGCCGCGGGCTGTTTCGCCGTTCTGCCGTCGACGGCACAGGCCGCGCAGACCCCGGGCGCCGACCGGCAGTCCTCCTTCACCGACGCGGCCGAGGAGTTCGGGGTTCCCCTGCCCGTGCTCCTGGCCGTGTCGTACCAGGAGTCGCAGTGGGACGACCACGACGGGCACTACAACACCTCGGGCGGATACGGCCCGATGAACCTGACGGACGTCACCGCCAAGATGGTCTCCGGGGGCGCGGCGGGCGCCGCGGGCCGCGGTGACCTCGCCGAGCTGACGTCGGACCCGGCGCTGCACACCCTCGACGCGGCGGCGAAGCTCACCGACACCCCGGCGACGAGACTGCGCACCGACGACCGCGAGAACATCCGCGCCGGTGCCGCCCTACTCGCCTCGTACCAGCGGGAGTTGACGGGCAAGAGCTCCACCGACCCGGCCGACTGGTACGGCGCGGTCGCCAAGTACAGCCAGTCCTCCGACAAGAAGGCCGCGCAGCTCTTCGCCGACCGCGTCTTCAAGACCGTGTCCTCGGGCGCCTCGCGGACGACCGTCGACGGACAGCACGTCGAACTCCCGGCGCGGCGAGCGATTCAGCCCGAGACCCGGCAGCTGTCCGAACTGAAGCTGAAGACCGCCGCGACGGCCACCGACACCGAGTGCCCGGCCACGGTCGACTGCACCTTCCTCGCCGCGGCCGCCTCCAACGGGCAGGTCGCGGGCCGCCCGGACGACGGCGTGCAGATCAAGTACATCGTCCTGCACGACACCGAGTCGTCCTACGACGCCGCCATCAAGACCTTCCAGACGGTGGGCTCCGGCGACTCGGCGCACTACGTCATGCGGGCCTCGGACGCGGCCGTCACGCAGATGACGCACACCAAGGACATCGCGTTCCACGCCGGCAACTACTGGTTCAACATGCACTCGATCGGCATCGAGCACGAGGGCTACGCCGCGCACGGCGCCACCTGGTACTCGCAGGCGCAGTACCAGGCGACGGCAGACCTGGTGAAGTACCTCGCCGCGAAGTACGACATCCCGCTCGACCACGAGCACATCATCGGCCACGACAACGTGCCCGGCCCGCAGGACAGTTACGTACGGGGCATGCACTGGGACCCCGGCCCCTACTGGGACTGGACGGCGTTCATGAACATGGTCGCCCCGTCGAGGTCGGCCCTCGCGCAGAGCGCCGCGCGGCACGCCCCGAGGGTGGGTTCGGCGGTCACCATCAGCCCCAGGTTCGCGACCAACGACCAGACTGTCCAGGTCTGCCCGGCCGACGACCCCACGGGCGCAACCACCGCCTGCACCGAGAGCACCGCGCCCTCCAACTTCCTTCCCGTGCGCACCGCTCCGAGCGCGGACGCGCCCCTGTTCGCCGACCCGGCCATCCACCCCGGCGAGACCGAGGGCACCGACTCGATCCACGACTGGGGCAGCACCGTCCAGGCCGGCCAGCAGTTCGTGGTCGCCGACGTCGACGGCGACTGGACCGCCATCTGGTTCAGCGGCGCGAAGGTGTGGTTCTACAACCCCCACGGCGTCAACACCTGCGCCGCGCCGGGCGCGAAGATTCTCCACTCCGGCGACCAGGCCGCGACCCTCTACGGCTCCGGCTACCCGCAGGCGTCGGAGTACCCGTCCGGCCTCTCCCCGTCCAC
- a CDS encoding carboxylesterase family protein: MLVRSDWLFRMPSLRLAESQAVRGERAYVYDLTWPAPDAAHPFGACHGLDLPLVFGDFTTGFGRLLGVPTPAHALHLAARFRTAWTAFATTGDPGWPAFDTEHRLTQAFGAPPTVAAYPEETSRRLWQDHEFPPLPLRA; the protein is encoded by the coding sequence GTGCTGGTCCGCTCCGACTGGCTGTTCCGCATGCCCTCGCTCCGGCTGGCCGAGAGCCAGGCCGTCCGCGGCGAGCGGGCCTACGTCTACGACCTGACCTGGCCCGCGCCGGACGCCGCCCACCCCTTCGGCGCCTGCCACGGACTGGATCTCCCCCTGGTCTTCGGCGACTTCACCACCGGCTTCGGCCGGCTGCTGGGCGTCCCGACACCGGCCCACGCCCTGCATCTGGCGGCGCGCTTCCGCACGGCGTGGACCGCCTTCGCGACCACCGGCGACCCGGGCTGGCCCGCGTTCGACACCGAACACCGGCTCACCCAGGCGTTCGGCGCACCGCCCACCGTCGCCGCGTACCCCGAGGAGACCTCGCGACGGCTCTGGCAGGACCATGAGTTCCCGCCACTGCCCCTGAGGGCCTGA
- a CDS encoding alpha-L-rhamnosidase, with protein sequence MISRRSMLAGAIATVAAVTVDSVPAMAAPASGQAQAETQAQRDGLRVTAPTVEYVQHPLGIDAQRPRLSWPLASDAVDARQSAYQIRVATTASRLSRPDVWDSGKVTSGESVLVSYGGPGLKPRTRYHWSVRVWDADGHVSGWSAPSWWETGLMDAGQWSAGWISAPASLVDAPSFEGASWIWFPEGDPTNSVPAATRWFRHVAQLPDGITSATLAITADNVYAVSLNGVEVAHTDLDTDNEDWKRPAVIDVLDRVRAGDNVIAVAATNATVGPAGLVATLVVGTASGERKVFTDASWKTTDQEPADGWRELGFDDAAWPAVRVAAAWGGGPWGRVVPVSYAVTQLRHEFRLPRRKVARARLYATALGLYESHLNGSRVGLDQLAPGWTDYRTRVQYQTYDVTDLLRPGANAIGAYLAPGWYAGNVGMFGPGQYGQVPALLAQLEVEYADGTSERIVSDADWRAAPGPIVTADLLNGETYDARKETPGWASPGFDDTAWLGVRGMGGVGDLGPDLIVAQVDGPVRVERELTPKTVTQPRPGVYVLDLGQNMVGSVRLRVSGDAGTTVRLRHAEVLNPDGTVYTANLRTAAATDTYTLKGGGKEEVYEPRFTFHGFRYVEVTGFPGTPTARAVTGRVMHTSAPFTLDFETDVPMLNQLHHNITWGQRGNFLSVPTDTPARDERLGWTGDINVFAPTAAYTMESARFLSKWLVDLRDSRTAEGAFTDVAPMVGTVGNGTAGWGDAGVTVPWSLYQAYGDRQVLADAWPSVRTWLTYLEKNSDHLLRPDQGYGDWLNVEDETPKDVIATAYFAHSADLAARMAGELGEDTAPYVDLFERIRAAFQDAYVTSEGRVKGDTQTAYVLALSMNLLPDASRKAAADRLVALIEAKDWHLSTGFLGTPRLLPVLTDTGHTDVAYRLLQQRSFPSWGYQIDRGSTTMWERWDSIRPDGSFQDAGMNSFNHYAYGSVGEWMYTNIAGISAGRPGYREIVIRPRPGGAVTTAGATFTSVYGPVSTRWRQRSGRFTLTCAVPPNTTAEVWIPTTTPDAVTHTHGTYLRQEDGSAVYRVGSGTHRFTT encoded by the coding sequence GTGATCAGCAGGAGGAGCATGCTCGCGGGCGCGATCGCCACGGTCGCGGCAGTGACCGTGGACAGCGTGCCGGCGATGGCCGCACCGGCATCCGGACAGGCGCAGGCGGAGACACAGGCACAGCGCGACGGGCTGCGCGTCACGGCGCCGACCGTGGAGTACGTCCAGCACCCGCTGGGGATCGACGCCCAACGCCCCCGGCTGAGCTGGCCGTTGGCGTCCGACGCGGTGGACGCGCGCCAGAGCGCCTATCAGATCCGCGTCGCCACCACCGCGTCCCGTCTGTCCCGCCCGGACGTCTGGGACAGCGGGAAGGTCACGTCCGGCGAGTCCGTCCTGGTGTCCTACGGAGGTCCTGGTCTCAAGCCCCGGACGCGCTACCACTGGTCCGTCCGCGTGTGGGACGCCGACGGGCACGTCTCCGGGTGGAGCGCGCCCTCGTGGTGGGAGACCGGACTGATGGATGCCGGGCAGTGGAGCGCCGGCTGGATCTCCGCACCGGCGAGCCTCGTGGACGCGCCGTCCTTCGAGGGCGCTTCCTGGATCTGGTTCCCCGAGGGTGATCCGACCAACAGCGTTCCGGCGGCCACCCGTTGGTTCCGCCATGTCGCCCAACTGCCCGACGGAATCACGTCGGCCACGCTCGCCATCACCGCCGACAACGTATATGCCGTCTCCCTCAACGGTGTTGAGGTCGCCCACACCGACCTCGACACCGACAACGAGGACTGGAAGCGCCCGGCGGTGATCGACGTGCTGGACCGCGTGCGGGCCGGTGACAACGTTATCGCCGTCGCCGCCACCAACGCGACGGTAGGCCCGGCGGGACTCGTCGCCACCCTTGTCGTCGGGACCGCCTCCGGTGAGCGGAAGGTGTTCACCGACGCCTCCTGGAAGACCACGGACCAGGAACCGGCCGACGGATGGCGGGAGTTGGGCTTCGACGACGCGGCCTGGCCGGCGGTCCGGGTGGCGGCGGCCTGGGGCGGCGGACCGTGGGGGCGGGTCGTCCCGGTGTCGTACGCCGTCACCCAACTGCGGCACGAATTCCGGCTGCCGCGCCGGAAGGTGGCCCGCGCCCGCCTGTACGCCACGGCGCTCGGCCTGTACGAGAGCCACCTCAACGGCAGCCGGGTGGGCCTCGACCAGCTCGCCCCCGGCTGGACGGACTACCGCACCCGCGTCCAGTACCAGACGTACGACGTCACCGACCTCCTGCGGCCCGGCGCCAACGCCATCGGCGCGTATCTCGCACCCGGCTGGTACGCCGGCAACGTGGGCATGTTCGGCCCCGGCCAGTACGGTCAAGTCCCGGCGCTCCTGGCCCAGTTGGAGGTGGAGTACGCGGACGGGACGAGCGAACGCATCGTGTCGGACGCCGACTGGCGGGCCGCCCCGGGGCCGATCGTCACCGCCGATCTCCTGAACGGCGAGACGTACGACGCCCGCAAGGAGACCCCTGGTTGGGCCTCGCCCGGCTTCGACGACACGGCGTGGCTCGGCGTGCGGGGCATGGGTGGCGTCGGCGACCTCGGTCCCGACCTGATCGTCGCGCAGGTCGACGGTCCAGTGCGGGTGGAGCGGGAGCTGACACCGAAGACCGTGACCCAACCCAGGCCCGGCGTCTACGTGTTGGACCTGGGCCAGAACATGGTCGGCTCGGTGCGGCTGCGCGTCTCGGGCGACGCGGGCACGACCGTCCGGCTCAGACACGCCGAGGTGCTCAACCCCGACGGCACCGTCTACACCGCGAACCTGCGGACCGCGGCGGCGACCGACACGTACACCCTCAAGGGCGGCGGGAAGGAGGAGGTCTACGAGCCGCGCTTCACCTTCCACGGGTTCCGGTACGTCGAGGTGACCGGTTTCCCGGGCACTCCCACCGCCAGGGCCGTCACCGGGCGCGTGATGCATACGTCCGCCCCCTTCACTCTCGACTTCGAGACCGACGTACCGATGCTCAACCAGCTGCACCACAACATCACTTGGGGCCAGCGCGGCAACTTCCTCTCCGTCCCCACCGACACCCCCGCGCGCGACGAGCGCCTGGGCTGGACGGGAGACATCAACGTCTTCGCGCCCACGGCCGCGTACACGATGGAGTCGGCCCGCTTCCTGTCCAAGTGGCTCGTCGACCTCCGGGACTCCCGTACCGCGGAGGGCGCGTTCACGGACGTGGCGCCGATGGTCGGCACGGTCGGCAACGGCACGGCCGGCTGGGGCGACGCGGGTGTCACGGTCCCCTGGTCCCTCTACCAGGCGTACGGCGACCGCCAAGTCCTCGCGGACGCCTGGCCGTCCGTCCGGACCTGGCTGACGTACCTGGAGAAGAACAGCGACCACCTGCTGCGCCCGGACCAGGGATACGGCGACTGGCTGAACGTCGAGGACGAGACCCCCAAGGACGTCATCGCCACGGCGTACTTCGCGCACAGCGCGGACCTCGCGGCGCGGATGGCCGGCGAACTGGGTGAGGACACCGCCCCGTACGTCGATCTCTTCGAGCGGATCCGGGCAGCCTTCCAGGACGCCTACGTCACCTCCGAGGGCAGGGTGAAGGGCGATACGCAGACGGCGTACGTCCTGGCACTGTCGATGAACCTGCTGCCGGACGCGTCACGGAAGGCGGCGGCCGACCGTCTCGTCGCCCTGATCGAGGCCAAGGACTGGCACCTGTCGACGGGTTTCCTCGGCACTCCCCGACTGCTCCCCGTCCTGACCGACACGGGCCACACCGACGTCGCCTACCGCCTCCTGCAACAGCGCTCGTTCCCCAGCTGGGGCTACCAGATCGACCGGGGCTCCACCACGATGTGGGAACGCTGGGACTCCATCCGGCCCGACGGCAGCTTCCAGGACGCGGGCATGAACTCCTTCAACCACTACGCCTACGGCTCGGTGGGGGAATGGATGTACACGAACATCGCCGGCATCTCGGCGGGCCGGCCCGGCTACCGCGAGATCGTCATCCGCCCCCGCCCCGGCGGAGCCGTCACCACCGCCGGCGCCACGTTCACCTCGGTCTACGGCCCCGTCTCCACCCGTTGGCGGCAGCGGTCCGGCCGCTTCACGCTGACCTGCGCGGTGCCGCCCAACACGACCGCCGAGGTGTGGATCCCCACGACCACCCCGGACGCGGTGACCCACACGCACGGAACCTACCTGCGCCAGGAGGACGGCAGCGCGGTGTACCGGGTCGGCTCCGGCACCCACCGCTTCACCACCTGA
- a CDS encoding secondary thiamine-phosphate synthase enzyme YjbQ: MSAAFTTRVLNVATGSRERVMDLTRDCEAFLREAAAGRDGLLNIFVPHATAGVAILETGAGSDDDLLAALHTLLPADDRWQHRHGSPGHGRDHVLPAFVPPHATLPVVGGRLELGTWQSVCLVDTNIDNANRHVRLSFLG; this comes from the coding sequence ATGTCAGCTGCCTTCACCACCCGAGTCCTGAACGTCGCCACCGGTTCCAGGGAGCGGGTCATGGACCTGACCCGTGACTGCGAGGCCTTCCTCCGGGAGGCGGCGGCCGGCCGCGACGGCCTCCTCAACATCTTCGTCCCCCACGCCACCGCGGGCGTCGCGATCCTCGAGACGGGCGCGGGCAGCGACGACGACCTCCTCGCCGCCCTGCACACCCTCCTCCCCGCCGACGACCGCTGGCAGCACCGCCACGGCAGCCCCGGGCACGGCCGCGACCACGTCCTCCCGGCCTTCGTACCGCCGCACGCGACGCTGCCGGTGGTGGGCGGGCGGCTGGAGCTGGGGACGTGGCAGTCGGTGTGCCTGGTCGACACCAACATCGACAATGCCAACCGTCACGTGAGGTTGAGCTTTCTGGGGTGA
- a CDS encoding putative leader peptide → MLRSVLLTTRGHIDLLRVASAACCRGC, encoded by the coding sequence ATGTTGCGTTCAGTTCTGCTCACCACGCGCGGTCACATCGACCTGCTGCGGGTGGCTTCCGCCGCGTGTTGCCGCGGCTGCTGA
- a CDS encoding ABC transporter permease produces the protein MSISHAPPGSSGPDISPISISKADSDDPAPLDLVPLVPTSSRRTRVPRWLRRTTGPLVLLALWQLLSSTGVLTSDVLASPGRIAQVGWDLIDSGSLPSAMTTSLQRVAVGLLLGTVIGTGLALVSGLFRIGEDLVDAPVQMLRTVPFVGLIPLFIIWFGIGEAPKVAIITLGVTFPLYLNVYAGIRGVDSQLIEAGESLGLSRWGLVRHVVLPGALPNAMTGLRYSLGIAWLALVFAEQINADAGIGFLMVQARDFLQTDVIVVCLIVYAFLGLLADFLVRTLERLLLQWRPTFTGR, from the coding sequence ATGAGCATCAGTCATGCCCCGCCCGGTTCCTCCGGGCCCGACATTTCCCCTATATCAATATCGAAGGCCGACTCGGACGATCCCGCTCCCCTCGATCTCGTCCCCCTCGTCCCCACCTCCTCGCGCCGCACCCGCGTACCCCGCTGGCTGCGCCGCACCACCGGCCCGCTCGTCCTGCTCGCACTGTGGCAACTCCTCAGCAGCACAGGCGTGTTGACCTCCGACGTGCTCGCCTCACCCGGGCGGATCGCCCAGGTCGGGTGGGACCTGATCGACAGCGGTTCACTGCCCTCGGCCATGACCACCTCGCTCCAGCGGGTCGCCGTCGGGCTGCTCCTCGGGACGGTCATCGGCACCGGACTCGCCCTGGTCTCCGGCCTGTTCAGGATCGGCGAGGACCTGGTCGACGCGCCCGTGCAGATGCTGCGGACCGTGCCCTTCGTCGGGCTGATCCCGCTGTTCATCATCTGGTTCGGCATCGGCGAGGCGCCGAAGGTCGCCATCATCACGCTCGGCGTGACCTTCCCGCTCTACCTCAACGTCTACGCCGGAATCCGGGGCGTGGACAGCCAGTTGATCGAGGCCGGCGAGTCCCTCGGGCTGTCCCGCTGGGGGCTCGTACGGCATGTGGTGCTGCCGGGCGCGCTCCCCAACGCGATGACCGGGCTGCGCTACTCCCTCGGCATCGCCTGGCTGGCGCTCGTCTTCGCCGAGCAGATCAACGCGGACGCCGGGATCGGCTTCCTCATGGTGCAGGCCCGGGACTTCCTGCAGACCGACGTGATCGTGGTCTGCCTGATCGTCTACGCCTTCCTCGGCCTGCTGGCCGACTTCCTCGTCCGCACCCTCGAAAGGCTGCTGCTGCAATGGCGACCGACGTTCACGGGCCGGTGA
- a CDS encoding ABC transporter ATP-binding protein produces the protein MATDVHGPVSPQEATSSPVTTQAVRVAGLTRSFDGRAVIDHLQLDVRQGEFVALLGRSGCGKSTLLRILAGLDRDIEGTVLVPRRKAVAFQAPRLMPWKKVWRNVLLGLPGKPERAVAEQALAEVGLGDHADAWPKTLSGGEAQRASLARALVREPDLLLLDEPFGALDALTRIKAQRLVGELWQRRGCAVLLVTHDVEEAVLLADRVLVMDDGVIAHEQHIDLDRPRDITDPRFAELRAGLLERLGVDTAAEAA, from the coding sequence ATGGCGACCGACGTTCACGGGCCGGTGAGCCCGCAGGAGGCGACCTCCTCGCCGGTGACCACGCAGGCGGTACGCGTCGCGGGGCTCACCCGTTCCTTCGACGGCCGCGCCGTCATCGACCATCTCCAACTCGACGTACGGCAGGGCGAGTTCGTGGCACTGCTCGGCCGCAGCGGCTGCGGCAAGTCCACGCTGCTGCGCATCCTCGCCGGGCTGGACCGGGACATCGAGGGCACCGTCCTCGTGCCGCGCCGCAAGGCCGTCGCGTTCCAGGCGCCCCGGCTGATGCCGTGGAAGAAGGTGTGGCGCAACGTCCTGCTCGGACTGCCCGGGAAGCCCGAACGGGCCGTGGCGGAGCAGGCGTTGGCGGAGGTCGGGCTCGGGGATCACGCGGACGCCTGGCCCAAGACGCTGTCCGGCGGTGAGGCGCAACGGGCCTCGCTGGCCCGCGCCCTGGTGCGCGAACCCGATCTGCTGCTCCTAGACGAGCCGTTCGGGGCGCTGGACGCGCTGACCCGGATCAAGGCCCAGCGGCTGGTGGGCGAACTGTGGCAACGACGGGGCTGCGCCGTCCTGTTGGTGACCCATGACGTCGAGGAGGCGGTGCTGCTCGCGGACCGGGTCCTGGTGATGGACGACGGTGTCATCGCGCACGAGCAGCACATCGACCTGGACCGGCCGCGCGACATCACCGACCCCCGGTTCGCCGAACTGCGCGCCGGACTCCTGGAACGCCTCGGCGTCGACACCGCCGCCGAAGCCGCCTGA
- a CDS encoding ABC transporter substrate-binding protein produces the protein MRRRLVPAALLLPLALLLAACGGNSAAETSTGTDGKGSLTLDVGDQKGGSEAVLRAAGELKNLDYKIKWSTFTSGPPLLEAVNAKAVDIGGVGNTPPVFAAGAGSKIKVVAAWHGTSEGDAILVPKDSKLAAPQQLKGKSIAVAQGSSAHFQLVASLKAAGLGIGDVKVKYLQPADALAAFTSGKVDAWAVWDPYTSQILQAKQGRVLTTGQGVTNGLTFQVAAPGALADKKKAAAIKDYLDRLRRAQTWVFSHQEEWAKVWSKDTGLPYEVALASVKRTNSTRVSVAVDKPLIASEQQIADTFTQLKLIPRKVDFADFVDTRYNGTLPASTSAPRTTGGS, from the coding sequence ATGCGACGACGTCTCGTCCCCGCCGCCCTGCTGCTCCCCCTCGCCCTCCTGCTCGCCGCCTGCGGCGGGAACTCGGCCGCCGAGACCTCGACCGGCACCGACGGCAAGGGCTCCCTCACGCTCGACGTCGGTGACCAGAAAGGCGGTTCGGAGGCGGTGCTGCGGGCCGCCGGTGAACTCAAGAACCTGGACTACAAGATCAAGTGGTCCACGTTCACCTCCGGCCCGCCCCTCCTGGAAGCCGTCAACGCCAAGGCCGTCGACATCGGCGGCGTCGGCAACACCCCGCCGGTGTTCGCGGCGGGCGCGGGCTCGAAGATCAAGGTGGTGGCCGCCTGGCACGGCACGTCCGAGGGCGACGCCATCCTCGTGCCGAAGGACTCGAAGCTCGCCGCGCCCCAGCAGCTCAAGGGCAAGTCCATCGCCGTGGCGCAGGGTTCGTCCGCGCACTTCCAGCTGGTCGCTTCCCTCAAGGCGGCCGGGCTCGGCATCGGCGACGTCAAGGTGAAGTACCTCCAACCGGCCGACGCCCTGGCCGCGTTCACCTCCGGCAAGGTCGACGCGTGGGCGGTGTGGGACCCGTACACCTCGCAGATCCTCCAGGCCAAGCAGGGCCGCGTCCTCACCACCGGCCAGGGCGTGACCAACGGCCTCACCTTCCAGGTGGCGGCGCCCGGCGCGCTGGCCGACAAGAAGAAGGCCGCCGCCATCAAGGACTACCTCGACCGGCTGCGCCGCGCCCAGACCTGGGTGTTCTCGCATCAGGAGGAGTGGGCCAAGGTGTGGTCGAAGGACACCGGGCTGCCGTACGAGGTGGCGCTTGCGTCGGTGAAGCGGACCAACTCCACGCGCGTGTCGGTCGCGGTCGACAAGCCGCTCATCGCGTCCGAGCAGCAGATCGCCGACACCTTCACCCAACTCAAGCTGATACCGCGGAAGGTGGACTTCGCCGACTTCGTGGACACGCGCTACAACGGCACCCTGCCGGCCTCCACCTCCGCCCCGCGCACCACCGGAGGTTCGTGA
- a CDS encoding LLM class flavin-dependent oxidoreductase, translated as MSVHLHWFLPTGGDGRTLVDRHAYGPNRAGAVRGVRPPDIEYLAQIAKAAEQLGFEAVLTPTGTWCEDAWLTTVALAQHTERLKFLVAFRPGVISPTLAAQMAATYQRLTRGRLLLNVVTGGDSAEQRRFGDHLGHDQRYARTDEFLSVVRGVWRGKPYDFDGVHYQVEGGLTALPPDPVPQVFFGGSSAAAGPVAARHADVYLTWGEPPAQVKEKIDWIRGLAEREGRDVRFGVRLHTISRDSSAEAWATANRLLDDLDADTIAAAQAALGRSESVGQQRMLALHGGSRAELEIHPNLWAGVGLVRGGAGTALVGSHAEVADLIEEYHALGVEHFVLSGYPHLEEAYWFGEGVIPELAARGLVEGRTKGGLPLLVSGGR; from the coding sequence ATGAGCGTGCACCTGCACTGGTTCCTGCCGACCGGCGGCGACGGCCGCACGCTCGTCGACCGGCACGCCTACGGCCCCAACCGTGCCGGGGCGGTCCGCGGGGTACGCCCGCCGGACATCGAGTACCTCGCCCAAATCGCCAAGGCCGCCGAGCAGTTGGGCTTCGAGGCGGTGCTGACGCCGACCGGCACGTGGTGCGAGGACGCCTGGCTGACGACGGTCGCGCTCGCGCAGCACACCGAGCGGCTGAAGTTCCTGGTGGCGTTCCGGCCCGGCGTGATCTCGCCGACGCTCGCCGCGCAGATGGCGGCGACCTATCAACGCCTCACGCGGGGGCGGCTGTTGCTCAACGTCGTCACCGGTGGCGACTCGGCCGAGCAGCGGCGCTTCGGCGACCATCTCGGCCACGATCAGCGGTACGCGCGGACGGACGAGTTCCTGTCGGTCGTACGCGGGGTGTGGCGCGGGAAGCCGTACGACTTCGACGGTGTCCACTACCAGGTAGAGGGCGGGCTGACGGCGCTGCCGCCCGATCCGGTGCCGCAGGTGTTCTTCGGCGGGTCCTCGGCGGCGGCCGGGCCAGTGGCCGCCCGGCATGCGGACGTGTATCTCACGTGGGGAGAACCTCCGGCGCAGGTCAAGGAGAAGATCGACTGGATTCGCGGGCTCGCCGAGCGGGAGGGGCGGGACGTGCGGTTCGGGGTGCGGCTGCACACCATCTCGCGGGACTCGTCGGCCGAGGCGTGGGCGACCGCGAACCGGCTCCTCGACGACCTCGACGCGGACACGATCGCGGCCGCGCAGGCGGCTCTCGGGCGCAGTGAATCGGTGGGCCAGCAGCGGATGTTGGCTCTGCACGGCGGTTCGCGGGCCGAGCTGGAGATCCACCCGAACCTGTGGGCCGGGGTCGGTCTCGTCCGGGGTGGGGCGGGCACGGCGCTGGTGGGCAGTCATGCCGAGGTGGCCGATCTGATCGAGGAGTACCACGCGCTGGGCGTCGAGCACTTCGTGCTGTCCGGGTATCCGCATCTGGAGGAGGCGTACTGGTTCGGCGAGGGCGTGATTCCCGAGCTGGCGGCGCGCGGGCTGGTCGAGGGGAGGACGAAGGGCGGCCTGCCGTTGCTGGTGAGCGGCGGGCGCTGA